The genome window GGTGGCTCTTGTCTCGATTTAACAGGAACCCATGGTCCTGTAACACCTGCATGGTAAGCTTTAGGTCCTGAAGAGCTGCCGAGGCTGATATGGATCTTATTAGTATGTCATCCAAATAGGGGTGTATGTGCACCCCCTGCTGGCGTAGGAGCGTTATCGGGCCCAGAAGCAGCTTCGAGAAGACCCTCGGTGTGGCGGCCAGACCAAAGGGTAGAGCGCGGAATTGGTAGTGATGCTCCCCGAGGCTGAAACGGAGGAACCTTCGGTGGACAGGGCTTATAGGTACATGTAGATAAGCTTCCGTGAGATCCAACGAGGTGAGGAAGTCCCCCGGCCGAAGGGCTTCTGTGATAGACCTCAGGGATTCCATCTTGAATATTTTCAGGTGGATGTACTTGTTCACGGTTCAAAGGCTGAGAATCGCCCACCAGTCCCCGTTCTTCTTTGGGACCGTGAAGAAGTGCGAGTAGTGACCGAAGCCCTTCTCCGATGAAGGTATGGTCTCTATGGCTTGAATGGCCAGGAGATGGTCGGCTGCGGCGTGTGTTCTGATCGCCTTTTCCATTCTGGAGCTGAttggagagggaaagaaattGGATGGAGGGAGGTGATGTAACTCTATGGTGTAACCTAGAGAGACCACCTCCTGGGACCACGCGTCGATGGTCTCTCTACTGAGCCCGGAAATTGAGAAGACGAGCTCCTACTGGAAAGTCGCTGGAGTCAGGATCTAGGGTTGGCGTCCATCCTGGGGGTTTTGTTGAATTTGTGTTAAGACCAGAAGCCACCCCTCCTGCGAAAGGAACCTCTGGGTTGCCAGTTGGAGGTTCTGTTTTCCCTAGCAGGGCGTTGGAAATACCTCTGAGAGCGGAAAGGCCAGGAGGCGGATCTCTCTGGGCGGATCTCGCTGGGCGAACAGACTTGGGCATCGTCTTTTTGTGATCCTTGGTTTCGACTAGGATGTCATCGAGCTCCTTGCTGAAAAGTCTGCCCCCCTGAAAGGAGTATGCGGCGACAATCGATTTGGATTGATTGTCTGCTTGCCAGGTTCTTAACCATGCGTTTCTCCTTGCGACTACGTTGGAGGCCATGGACCTGGCTGATAAAACGAGAGCATCCAGGGTGGCGTCTGCAATGAAGGATGCAGCTATTCTGACTCTTTCTAGACCATCCCTGATAGCACGGGCCTCCGGGGGTAAAAGTTCCATGATGCGGCCGAGCCAAACCAGGATGGAGGCAAGGGCGGTAGCCTTCATGGCGAGGGCCAGTGACTCATGGGAGcgtctgagtgccgcctctgatCTTTTATCGAGAGGGTCCTTAATGTTGCCCTCCCCATCTTTGGAAACCAGTCCTAAGGATTGGATGGCCACCACGGGGGCATCTACCAGGGGGACCTTGAGGAGTTCTTCCACAAACTCGGTCACCGCATATTGTTTGCATGCATTGGACAAAAGGTGTTTGTTGGAAGCAGGGGTCTCCCATTCTTTCCTGattcttttaataaaatattcTGGTAAGGGTAGGATAGACTTGGAAGGCTCGTCCTGCGGGAAAAAGGTCTTGCTACCTTTAGGAAAGCCCTTAATGCTGGAAGCCGTCCCACTGCAGGAGAGTTGTGGGGTCTCAGCTTCCTGCAGTTCCAATGCAGCCACTGTTTTGGCAATGAGGAATTCTAAGTCCTCTTGGTTGAAACACCTGAAGGACTGATAAGATGAAGGCAGCAAGGGTTCTTCATTATTAGAAAAGCGCTCTAAGGAACCAGGATCCAGACCTTCCATGTGgttctcttcctctcctgctgATGAGGGAGGGAGCGCATACTCAGGGGACCTAGGATAACCCCTAGTATGCCCTTGGAGCGGAGCAGTTACGGCTGGCACATTGGAGGGAGGTGGAGTACCAGTAGCCCTGGATCCCCAGCCCTGGAGATAGTTCTCTTTGTGCTCCTCAATGGCCCTTTGAAATACTGAAGGAATTTCAGTAGATGGCAGTGCTTGCCAGTCTCTGAGGGAAGATGGGCGGGCCAGCTGCTGATTCCTGtcgggggaaaaaaaaccctccgtCGGAATGAACTTGCCTGTGAGAGGATGAGGATGAGCAGGCGCAGATGCTGCCGCTGCACTGGGACCCCGCCGGGTGGTCCGTTGCGTGGTGTCCCCTGGAGCCTGCATTGGAGTTTGTGGACGAGGCACGCGGCGGCTCCGTCCTCCCCTGCTTGGCTGGAGGTTCGGAGTGCTTGTTGGCACCAGCGAGCTTCCCGCCGGCTGCGGGGCCTTTGCCGTGCTTTGAAGCGTTCGCCACCTCCGAAGCGACTCTACTGGTCGTGGTTGAAGCGGCGGCAGAGGAGGCGCGACTGCCGGTAGGCAGAAAAAGCGATCTTTTAAGCGATCCTAGTGGcttcagctgccccccccccccccttgaaaggTCTTCCTGGGGGGAGAGAATTCCTGGTCCTGCattttggcgggaactgggaaaAAGGCGGGAAGGGAAGAGCGGGAGAAGTAAAGGAACTTCCTgagcctacacacacacacacacagcacaaacAGGACTAACAGAAGAACAAATATAGAGGAAAGGAGACTCATGACAGAGACAAAAGGAGGAATTTTTTAGTCAGAGGCTGAGGCGTCCAAAGGATCCTTGCACTCCCtgatcaggcaggaaataaaactgaagaaaatggagtcctagcctgaacaggaagttactttttggtcctgcctccctgagatggggtggaaatcacccaccgagaaggtctccgcctccaagagaactggAACCTTTCCTCTAGATCTCATCCCCCTCCCTTGGCTCAGAGGCAGCAGCTGGGACATCCCTACTCACCCGACCATCATGTGTGAGCAAGATAGAGTCGCTCTTGATATCTCGGTGGATGACTCCCTGCGCATGGAGGACAGACAATGCCTTCAGGACAGAGAGGCAGACAGCCGCAATCTGCTCTTCATTCATTCTGGAAGAGGAACAAAAAGCCCCACATCAGTTATCAGGTGTCCCCTTGTCATATTGTTTTGCAAGACAGAGGCAGAGGAGATACACAAACcagtggtttttttccctctcagcCCCTTCACTCTTTTCCCAGAACTTCAGCTGAGCAGAGAGGAAGAAATTCACACACACCAGGATTGCTATCAGTACCCTTCTCGGTTTCTTTGGGAAACCCAGCATTCCACTCCAGGCATTTGTGACAACCAAGGAAGCCAGGGCTCTtggaccccacccccaaatgatgAAAATCCCAGCCTTGGTGCCTGTCGTTATTTCCAAGAAAAAGCAGGCTTCAAGAGGCTCACTGTGGAAGATACACATGAAACACAGGAGCACATTTTCCATCCCGGCCTCTCCCCTACTGGCCATGCTGGGATCCTCTTGAAATTATGAGTTTCCTGCCACAAGGGCATGGCTGGATCACTGGAGCTCAATCATGAGACCCAGCCTGGTGTCATAGTTAAGAGCAgctagattctaatctggagaactgatctgattcctcactcttccatatgagtggtggactctttatCAGGTGAACCAATTTGTTTGCCCGTTCCTcaacctgaagcctgctggatgaccttgggtcagtcacagttcgttcagaactctctcagccccacctacctcaaaaggtgtctgttgtgagcagaggaaggaaaaggagtttgtaggttactttgtgtctccttacaggaaagaaaggcaggctataaatcctccttctcccccctccttccaacagactcccccccttccttcttctaATAGACCCTCCTGACCCCTGCTTGGCAAATGCTCCTTTCCCCCAAAGGAGGAAACCAAGCATGTTCTCTTCTCCTTTCAGCTAGCCACAAATGGTATTCACAGTCACAACAGCACCTGTGGCCAGGGAGAGACGCAGCCTGCAGCCATATGGGAACCAGATCTTCAAACGGCAGGCAAAAACTCAGGGACGGTGGCAAGGAAAGGGTTTCCTCCTAAGCCTGCTTCAATTGTTACTGACAGAATGGGTGTGGGGTGGACACACACAATCACTTCTACTCCACACCTGGTATGCGTGACGATATCTGTCAAGGCTCCTCCCTCCAGGAACTCCATGACGACCCACAGCTCATCACCAACCAGGTAGCTGTTGTACATCTCCACCACGTTCTCGTGCTGATAGTCTCTCATGATCACCACCTGGAAGGGAGAAAAGGGCGAGTGAAGTCGCTGGGCAAGAGGACAGAAGCCTTGACCTAAACACCCCTCTGAAACCTTGAGAGCCCTAACCGGATGAAAGGCAagatatacatgttttaaattcCTGCCCagaatttttagaaagtgggtgtggccaggtagggctcctgcccagcagggcttctgactggctgagCAGATTTAAGTAATGCTGCTTCAGTAGCAGCTGCCAGACACTGATGGCTTTATTCTCCCACTCACATCTCtttctcagtgttttttttaaattactcctCTTAGTCCTGCACTTGGgccttctctgtgtgtgtatgtggctcCGCCtcccatggcagtcattttgtgggtGTGCCCCCTCCCTTGCTCAGGATTCCAAAGGGGGCCATAGGCCGAAGGAAGTTGGGGACACCTGTTTTAACAGAGATTCTAGAAGCAACCTGGAGGACCAGCAGTGCCCAAAATGCCCTGGCCGGGCACATGCTGAGAATGCTCTTGGGATGTCTCGCTGTGAAACAATTGCTGGGCTGAGTCAAGTCATCACTGGCAAAAATGCCCACAGGCAAAAGAGCAGAGCAGTTTCAAGAGAGGGATTTCAAGTTCTGCTCCACTCCTCCTTTGTAGCTGCTAGTTTCCAGCCAGTTCATGCATGGGCACGAACTGCATCCCTGGGCAAAGAACTAGCACAACATGGATGCTTTCATGCACTCCAAGGCGACTCAGCCACAGGTGTGCAACACAGATTCCTGTGGAAACTCTCtccaaaacctcagcattgtCTCACGCCTTTTCTGGCAGCAGCTCACAGGAGGAAAgacaccaaggccctttcccacCTGCACACACTTGCGCAGATCCCTCTTCTTTCCCTGATCACACCGAGAAGGAATTCCCTCTACACCAGCTTCCAAAGTGACCCAAAGCCTCATTGTTCCAGAAAGCACATCTCAATCCAGAAGGGCCGTGCTCTAGGAACCGTGGATGGAGTGGAGCACGCTGGGTTGAAGCAGCAGGGGGAAGGGGACAAACAAGGAGGAGTGGGTACATGAATGAAGCCTTCAGAAAGCAGTGCCCCATTCTGCCGCCCACCTCATTGAACAGCAGCTCTCGCCGTTGCTGTTTGCGCAGATCCATTTTCTTGACAGCCACCAGCTTCCCGGAGCTTTTGACTGTGGCAATGCAGACGATGCCGGTGGAGCCTTCTCCGATCTTGATGAAGTTGTCCAGGTAGGACCGAGGGTCGCCAGGGTCCACCACCATCTGCAAGGCAGCTCGGAACTGCTCGTGCGAGACGCGTTGGGGCTCGCGCTGCGGGGAACGGGGCTGTTGCTgtgggactgggggagggggaagcggaggCTGCTGGGCAGCTGGCTGCTGTGAGtagcaggggggaggggcaggctgtGGGGTGTGTGTTAAGTGAGGATCAGAGGCGTGCTGGGAGAGTCCGGCATGAGGGGGCTCCGCGTTCCTGGATCTCACAGGGCCTGAGGGTGGTACCCTTGAGGGTCCGCTGTGTCCACTTATGGGGCCGTTGGATGTACTTTCCTGTGGCTTCCCAGATCTGTGCTCCCCctaaaaaaggaaacaataaaGAAGAGTTATATCAAGGGGAATCCCATAAGGCAGGCAATTGGAGCTGGATCGGAAGCTTTTTCTGCAAATACGGGAGATGCGAGGACCCCTTAAGCCTCCTTGGAATTCACCCAGAAAcagaggaggccagcaggaaaTCATCCCAGGGATTGAGCTGCCAAGGCACTTCCCACCCCAAAACCACTTTTCCTTAAAATGTGGCAATTGAAATGACAGCCCAGGCTCTTTAGCCCTGAATTGGACTTTTCAGCTCATCAAGGTCAGTCTTGCCTGTTCAGGTTGGCGAGAGCTCTCCAGGACCTTGGGCAGAGAAAGGCCTTCCATATCACCCGCTCCTTTCCAACCAGAAATGCCacagactgaacctgggacctcctgcgtGCAAAGGGAGCCTCAGCACCCAGCCCCAAAATTAAAGATTATTCTTCCAGCTCTAATAACGTGGGAAAGTAACTACACACTGATCTCCCCTGTAATCACGACAAACCCTTCAGGACTCTCGGAAGTGTGGGCAGTGTTTTAACTTCCTGAAGGTTATGCCATGGTGCGGGTGGTGCTGCTGCAGAGGGCTAACTTGGCCCATCAATTGCAGAATTGTCCACAGTGACTGGCAGCTGCTATCTGGGATCCCACAGAAAGATCTTTCCCAGTCTTCCAACCTCACTGCTGGAGTTCCGAAGGCCAGAACCTCCTATACGATGAGCTGAGTTTTCGCCCATCCCATCTGCCACACCCACAGGTCAAATGGGGCTTCATCTGGCTGGCCGTCTATTTCCAGGTATCCTCATCCACTCCATGGGTCCCAACTGGA of Sphaerodactylus townsendi isolate TG3544 linkage group LG06, MPM_Stown_v2.3, whole genome shotgun sequence contains these proteins:
- the PAK4 gene encoding serine/threonine-protein kinase PAK 4 isoform X3, coding for MFGKKKKRIEISAPSNFEHRVHTGYDQQEQKFTGLPRQWQGIIEESAKRPKPLVDPVYITAVQPGSQKGEHRSGKPQESTSNGPISGHSGPSRVPPSGPVRSRNAEPPHAGLSQHASDPHLTHTPQPAPPPCYSQQPAAQQPPLPPPPVPQQQPRSPQREPQRVSHEQFRAALQMVVDPGDPRSYLDNFIKIGEGSTGIVCIATVKSSGKLVAVKKMDLRKQQRRELLFNEVVIMRDYQHENVVEMYNSYLVGDELWVVMEFLEGGALTDIVTHTRMNEEQIAAVCLSVLKALSVLHAQGVIHRDIKSDSILLTHDGRVKLSDFGFCAQVNKEVPRRKSLVGTPYWMAPELISRLPYGPEVDIWSLGVMVIEMVDGEPPYFNEPPLKAMKMIRDNLPPKLKNVHKVSPSLKGFLDRLLVRDPAQRGTANELLKHPFLGKAGPPSCIVPLMRQNRMR